Genomic window (Aedes albopictus strain Foshan unplaced genomic scaffold, AalbF5 HiC_scaffold_580, whole genome shotgun sequence):
CGAGCAGATCCATGCCAAAATCGCGCCCGCGGCCCGTGTCGCACTTCCGTGGTGTCATCACGACCTCGTCGGCAAAGATTACGACCACCAACGGCAATGGCGATTCGACAACATTCACCCTGATAACCACCAAGACAACGTCGACGATCAGCGAAGCCCAGTCCGAAACGACATCCACCGTGACGGATCCTCGGAGTGGCCCCGGTCccggtggcggtggtggtggcaCCAGCACCAGCCCCGGCGGACCCAACGCCGGCAACAGCAAGGACCAGCTCATGCGGATGGGCAAATGCTCATTGCTCTTCGAGGAGAACTACTGCCTGAACGGTGGCAAGTGTTACAACTTTACGATCGCGAACTCGACGATGCCAACGTGCGAATGTGCCgacggattcatgggtgaacggtGCGAGTCAAAGTACTTAGATGGGACTTACCTAAGCATGCGTAAGTCCAAGATCCACATCGAGACGGCCAGCATCTACTATGGCGCGTTTTTGGCACTGATAGTGGTGCTAGTATTGCTATACTTCCTGCATTGTTTCCAATCATCGTCCTcggcaaaattgatgaaaaagagCAAAAAGGTGGTGAGTTAGCTACTTTTTCGCCTTTTTTTCGGGAAGGGCGCGTTCTAAGTTATACTTCGCTTTTCTGAGCTTGGAAACGCATTCACGCTGTCCCAGTTGTGGGAAGTACACCGCGCCAGGTCGTATTGTTTCGTTGTTATATTCATGTTAGGCTAGTAGAAGTAGGAAAGTTGATTCCCGAAAACGACGGTAAATTACGGACAAATTTAGACAGCTTTCTTTTGTATGTATTTATATTGGTCCCTCCAGGCGAGGGGCTGGATTATAAATCGTTCTGTTGCAAAAAACGGAACATTCGAATACGACACCCACCCCTACTCAGACAAGGATTGATTTCAATCCGAAAGTAGCTCCATTCGAGTCGTTCGAAGTGATATCGTAGATGCAGGCCAGTGTTTAGATTTTTTTGCATGCAGGCG
Coding sequences:
- the LOC109397817 gene encoding protein gurken, with protein sequence MPKSRPRPVSHFRGVITTSSAKITTTNGNGDSTTFTLITTKTTSTISEAQSETTSTVTDPRSGPGPGGGGGGTSTSPGGPNAGNSKDQLMRMGKCSLLFEENYCLNGGKCYNFTIANSTMPTCECADGFMGERCESKYLDGTYLSMRKSKIHIETASIYYGAFLALIVVLVLLYFLHCFQSSSSAKLMKKSKKVVS